One stretch of Micromonospora cremea DNA includes these proteins:
- a CDS encoding HD domain-containing protein — protein sequence MAALVDTAREVARHLLETPLPRRWSHVQAVAAKADRISAAVPAEDREVLVASAWLHDVGYSPDLVDTGFHSLDGGRWLCRQRFNTRIAALVAHHSCAWLEAEERGLGEVLAAEFPREETAVTDALCCSDMTTGPDGQDFEVLERLAEIRSRYGPEHLVTRFISRAEPEMVAAVRRTQRLLADSVRQPI from the coding sequence ATGGCCGCCCTCGTCGACACCGCTCGGGAAGTTGCGCGACACCTGTTGGAGACGCCGTTGCCCCGTCGATGGAGTCACGTCCAGGCGGTCGCCGCCAAGGCGGACAGGATCAGCGCCGCCGTTCCGGCCGAGGATCGCGAGGTACTTGTAGCGTCGGCGTGGCTACACGATGTGGGCTACAGCCCCGACCTGGTCGATACCGGCTTCCACTCGTTGGATGGTGGCCGCTGGCTGTGCCGTCAGCGCTTCAACACGCGGATTGCCGCCCTAGTGGCTCATCACTCCTGCGCTTGGCTGGAAGCCGAGGAGCGCGGGCTTGGCGAGGTACTGGCTGCCGAGTTCCCTCGGGAGGAAACCGCGGTGACCGACGCTCTGTGCTGCTCGGACATGACGACCGGGCCGGATGGCCAGGATTTCGAGGTGCTGGAGCGGCTGGCAGAGATCCGATCACGGTACGGCCCGGAGCACCTGGTGACCCGATTCATCAGCCGTGCGGAACCGGAGATGGTCGCTGCCGTGCGACGGACTCAACGTCTGCTCGCCGACAGCGTCCGTCAGCCGATATAG
- a CDS encoding NUDIX hydrolase has translation MWSLPGGGQEIGESVAETAVRETHEETGISVEVSGMVGVYSDPGHVIEYSDGEVRQQFSLCFSAVPVSGIPTPSDESHDVRWVARDELDALDIHPSTLLRITHGYEDRPEPYIG, from the coding sequence CTGTGGTCGCTGCCCGGTGGCGGCCAGGAGATCGGCGAGTCGGTCGCAGAGACGGCAGTCCGGGAGACTCACGAGGAGACCGGCATTAGCGTCGAGGTGTCCGGGATGGTTGGTGTCTACTCCGACCCCGGTCACGTCATCGAGTACTCAGACGGCGAGGTACGGCAGCAGTTCTCGCTTTGCTTCAGTGCCGTACCGGTCAGCGGCATACCGACCCCGAGCGACGAGTCACATGACGTCCGGTGGGTGGCCCGCGACGAGCTGGACGCGCTCGACATCCACCCGTCGACCCTGCTCCGCATCACTCACGGCTACGAGGATCGCCCGGAGCCCTATATCGGCTGA
- a CDS encoding low temperature requirement protein A: protein MPSRHIHVGEVRVVVRLRQRQAETAEAGEPMTGGAAGLRRRPEDPQRATFLELFFDLVFVLALFRVSQGLLEHLTWSGAFQTLVLLLALWWVWVHTAGAADILDPRRAPIQLLVIATMFGTLLLAAAAPEAFHERGLFFAGAYVAIQVGRSVFIVAVVRDDEVRPFYLRLLFWFGVSAVPWIAGAAAHGTARAVLWTLALAVEYTAIALRYPTPWFGRARAAEFAISGEHLGERYRQFFIIALGELILATGLAFGNGGFETDRSAAVVVAFATIVLLWRIYIYRAGELYDMALAAAPDPLRVGIPGAYSHLAMIAGIVAIAVGDELVIVHPFGHTQPAWIAVILGGPALFLAGRALFEYAVFRRVSWDRPIGVLVLVVISPVMILVPPLGIATAAVVVLAGVAVADAMRARRHPRELPSRPG from the coding sequence ATGCCATCGCGGCACATCCACGTCGGCGAAGTCCGCGTCGTGGTACGACTGCGTCAAAGACAGGCAGAAACGGCAGAAGCGGGCGAGCCGATGACGGGTGGTGCAGCGGGGCTGCGGCGGAGACCCGAGGATCCACAGCGAGCGACGTTCCTGGAACTGTTCTTCGACCTGGTGTTCGTCCTCGCGCTCTTCCGGGTCTCGCAGGGGCTGCTGGAGCATCTGACCTGGAGCGGCGCCTTCCAGACGCTGGTGTTGCTGCTCGCCCTGTGGTGGGTCTGGGTCCATACCGCGGGGGCAGCAGACATACTCGACCCGCGACGAGCGCCGATACAGCTGCTGGTCATCGCGACGATGTTCGGCACTCTGTTGCTGGCCGCCGCCGCCCCGGAGGCGTTCCACGAGCGAGGCCTGTTCTTCGCAGGTGCATACGTCGCCATTCAGGTCGGCCGCAGTGTGTTCATCGTGGCCGTCGTGCGTGACGACGAGGTACGCCCCTTCTACTTGCGGCTGCTCTTCTGGTTCGGCGTATCTGCCGTGCCGTGGATCGCGGGAGCCGCCGCGCACGGTACGGCGCGTGCCGTGCTATGGACGCTCGCGCTGGCCGTGGAGTACACGGCGATCGCACTGCGCTACCCCACACCGTGGTTTGGCCGCGCCCGTGCAGCGGAGTTCGCGATCTCCGGCGAGCACCTGGGAGAGCGCTACCGGCAGTTCTTCATCATCGCGCTCGGCGAGTTGATCCTGGCGACGGGGCTGGCCTTCGGCAACGGCGGTTTCGAGACCGACCGGAGCGCTGCGGTCGTAGTGGCGTTCGCCACGATCGTGCTGCTGTGGCGGATCTACATCTACCGCGCGGGTGAACTGTATGACATGGCCCTGGCAGCCGCCCCTGACCCACTCCGCGTGGGCATCCCGGGGGCGTACTCCCACCTCGCCATGATCGCCGGCATCGTGGCGATCGCCGTCGGCGACGAGCTTGTCATCGTGCACCCGTTCGGACACACACAGCCGGCCTGGATCGCCGTGATCCTCGGCGGGCCCGCACTGTTCCTCGCCGGACGTGCCCTCTTCGAGTATGCGGTGTTCCGCCGTGTGTCCTGGGATCGGCCGATCGGGGTCCTCGTCCTCGTCGTCATCTCCCCAGTGATGATCCTGGTGCCGCCGCTAGGCATCGCCACCGCCGCCGTCGTCGTCCTGGCAGGAGTCGCCGTAGCTGACGCGATGCGCGCACGACGACACCCACGCGAGCTGCCGTCACGACCCGGCTAG
- the mraY gene encoding phospho-N-acetylmuramoyl-pentapeptide-transferase, with amino-acid sequence MRAVIVAAAVAFIISLFGTPVAIRVFTALKAGQPIRSIGLASNQGKKGTPTMGGVVFIVATVFAYVAGHIALTTVPERQIAEEGPTMTALVLLGLFVFCGAVGFFDDFLKVRQRNSDGLSAKGKLLGQAIVGGGFGIAALYVPSTNGQTVASEHISLIRDISWLNVGKVGAVMVIVFVIMAMSNGVNLTDGLDGLATGASILVLGAYALIGFWQYRHWCADDAYARVNDYCYQVRDPLEIAMIAAAAAGACVGFLWWNTSPARIFMGDVGSLGLGALIGGLAVATRTTLLSIMIGGLFVIITTTWVIQIVSFRTTGRRVFRMVPLHHHFELAGWSEVNIVVRFWIVAGVCVAVGLGLFYSDFLAVVG; translated from the coding sequence GTGAGGGCGGTCATCGTCGCGGCCGCGGTCGCGTTCATCATCTCCCTGTTCGGCACGCCGGTGGCGATCCGCGTCTTCACCGCGCTCAAGGCCGGCCAGCCGATCCGATCCATCGGGCTTGCCAGCAACCAGGGCAAGAAGGGCACGCCCACGATGGGCGGCGTCGTCTTCATCGTGGCGACCGTCTTCGCCTACGTCGCCGGGCATATCGCCCTGACCACCGTGCCCGAGCGGCAGATCGCGGAGGAGGGGCCGACCATGACGGCCCTGGTGCTGCTCGGGCTGTTCGTCTTCTGCGGCGCGGTCGGCTTCTTCGACGACTTCCTCAAGGTGCGCCAGCGCAACTCCGACGGCCTGTCCGCCAAAGGCAAGCTGCTCGGCCAGGCGATCGTCGGCGGCGGGTTCGGCATCGCCGCTCTCTACGTGCCGAGCACCAACGGCCAGACCGTGGCCAGCGAGCACATCTCGCTCATCCGCGACATCAGCTGGCTGAACGTCGGCAAGGTCGGCGCGGTCATGGTCATCGTTTTCGTGATCATGGCGATGTCGAACGGCGTGAACCTCACCGACGGCCTCGACGGCCTGGCCACCGGCGCGTCGATCCTGGTGCTCGGCGCGTACGCGCTGATCGGGTTCTGGCAGTACCGGCACTGGTGCGCCGACGACGCGTACGCCCGCGTGAACGACTACTGCTACCAGGTCCGGGATCCCCTGGAGATCGCCATGATCGCGGCGGCGGCGGCCGGCGCCTGCGTGGGCTTCCTGTGGTGGAACACGTCCCCGGCGCGGATCTTCATGGGTGACGTGGGCTCGCTCGGGCTCGGCGCCCTGATCGGCGGGCTCGCGGTGGCAACTCGCACCACGCTGCTTTCGATCATGATCGGCGGGCTCTTCGTCATCATCACGACGACCTGGGTGATCCAGATCGTCTCGTTCCGGACCACCGGTAGACGGGTCTTCCGGATGGTGCCGTTGCACCACCACTTCGAGTTGGCCGGCTGGAGCGAGGTCAATATTGTGGTCCGGTTTTGGATCGTGGCCGGTGTCTGCGTGGCGGTCGGCCTGGGCCTGTTCTACTCGGATTTCTTGGCGGTCGTTGGATAA
- the metH gene encoding methionine synthase: MDVLADRILIADGAMGTMLHAADLTLDDFDGLEGCNEILNVTRPDVVRGVHDAYLTAGADCVETNTFGANLANLGEYDIPHRIRELSEAGARIAREAADAASTPQRPRFVLGSIGPGTKLPTLGHADYATLRDAYQENAAGLIVGGSDALIIETCQDLLQVKAAVVGSKRAMAELGQPVPIICHVAVETTGTMLVGSEIGAALAAIEPLGVDLIGLNCSTGPAEMSEHLRYLSQHSRIPVSVMPNAGLPVLTADGAYFPLTPVELADALERFITEYGVGLVGGCCGTTPEHIQVLAERLHGVTAASREPRHEAGVSSVYHPVPFAQDASVLMVGERTNANGSKAFREAMLAGDWRACVEIARSQARDGSHLLDLCVDYVGRDGTQDMRELAGRFATASTLPIMLDSTEPAVVEAGLEKLGGRCVVNSVNFEDGDGPDSRYARVMPVVREHGAAVVALLIDEEGQARTREWKVRVAARLIDDLTGRWGMDRADILIDALTFPIATGQEETRRDGLETIEAIREIARRYPGVNFTLGISNISFGLNPAARQVLNSVFLHECVQAGLTSAIVHASKILPMSKIPEEQREVALDLVYDRRREGYDPVQRFLELFEGVDVTSARASRAQELAALPLDERLKRRIIDGERNGLEADLDAAMTGGRSPLSIINDILLDGMKVVGELFGSGQMQLPFVLQSAEVMKTAVAYLEPHMETTEDGGKGRIVLATVRGDVHDIGKNLVDIILSNNGYEVVNIGIKQPISAILDAAEQHRADAIGMSGLLVKSTVIMKENLAEMATRGVAERWPVLLGGAALTRAYVEDDLRSTFPGQVHYARDAFEGLSLMDRVMTAKRGGAPVVDPEREAALAARRARRERQRTVVTESLPELHDSSVRSDVAADVAVPTPPFLGTRVVKGVPMADYAALLDERATFLGQWGLRGARGGGGPSYEELVETEGRPRLRYWLDRLIADQVLEAAVVYGYFPAYSEGNDLVVLDENGHAERARFSFPRQRQERRLCLADFFRPKGDQLDVVALQLVTVGQPVSEYAAKLFARNEYRDYLEVHGLSVQLTEALAEYWHRRIRTELTLPDGRTLAEDDPADLAGLLRNDYRGCRYAFGYPACPDLEDRAKIVQLLGSERIGVELSEEFQLMPEQATDAIVVHHPEASYFNAK, encoded by the coding sequence ATGGATGTGCTGGCCGACCGGATCCTCATCGCCGACGGGGCGATGGGCACGATGCTGCATGCCGCGGACCTCACGCTCGACGACTTCGACGGGCTGGAGGGGTGCAACGAGATCCTCAACGTCACCCGGCCGGACGTGGTGCGCGGCGTGCACGACGCCTACCTGACCGCCGGCGCGGACTGCGTGGAGACCAACACGTTTGGCGCCAACCTGGCCAACCTCGGCGAGTACGACATCCCGCACCGCATCCGGGAGCTGTCCGAGGCGGGGGCCCGGATCGCCCGGGAGGCCGCCGACGCGGCCAGCACCCCGCAGCGGCCCCGGTTCGTACTCGGCTCGATCGGGCCGGGCACCAAGCTGCCCACCCTCGGGCACGCCGACTACGCGACCCTGCGCGACGCGTACCAGGAGAACGCCGCCGGGCTGATCGTCGGCGGGTCGGACGCGCTGATCATCGAGACCTGCCAGGACCTGCTCCAGGTCAAGGCCGCGGTGGTGGGGTCGAAGCGGGCGATGGCCGAGCTGGGCCAGCCGGTGCCGATCATCTGCCACGTCGCCGTGGAGACCACCGGCACGATGCTGGTGGGCAGCGAGATCGGCGCGGCGCTGGCGGCGATCGAGCCGCTCGGGGTGGACCTGATCGGGCTGAACTGCTCCACCGGCCCGGCGGAGATGAGCGAGCACCTGCGGTACCTGTCGCAGCACTCCCGCATCCCCGTGTCGGTGATGCCGAACGCGGGCCTGCCGGTGCTGACCGCCGACGGGGCGTACTTCCCGCTGACTCCCGTGGAGCTGGCCGACGCGCTGGAGCGGTTCATCACCGAGTACGGCGTGGGCCTGGTCGGCGGCTGCTGCGGCACCACCCCGGAACACATCCAGGTGCTGGCTGAGCGGCTGCACGGTGTCACCGCCGCGTCCCGTGAGCCGCGGCACGAGGCGGGCGTCTCCTCGGTGTACCACCCGGTGCCGTTCGCCCAGGACGCCTCGGTGCTGATGGTGGGGGAGCGGACCAACGCCAACGGTTCCAAGGCGTTCCGGGAGGCGATGCTGGCGGGGGACTGGCGGGCCTGCGTGGAGATCGCCCGCAGCCAGGCGCGCGACGGCTCGCACCTGCTTGACCTCTGCGTGGACTACGTGGGCCGCGACGGCACCCAGGACATGCGGGAGCTGGCGGGCCGCTTCGCCACCGCGTCGACTCTGCCGATCATGCTGGACTCCACCGAGCCGGCCGTCGTCGAGGCCGGGCTGGAGAAGCTCGGCGGCCGGTGCGTCGTCAACTCGGTGAACTTCGAGGACGGCGACGGCCCCGACTCCCGGTACGCGCGGGTGATGCCGGTCGTGCGGGAGCACGGCGCGGCGGTGGTGGCGCTGCTCATCGACGAGGAGGGGCAGGCGCGTACCCGGGAGTGGAAGGTCCGGGTCGCGGCGCGGCTGATCGACGACCTGACCGGCCGCTGGGGGATGGACCGCGCCGACATTCTCATCGACGCGCTGACCTTCCCGATCGCCACCGGGCAGGAGGAGACCCGCCGCGACGGCCTCGAGACGATCGAGGCGATCCGGGAGATCGCCCGCCGCTACCCGGGAGTGAACTTCACCCTGGGCATCTCGAACATCTCGTTCGGCCTCAACCCGGCGGCCCGGCAGGTGCTCAACTCGGTGTTCCTGCACGAGTGTGTGCAGGCCGGGCTGACCTCGGCGATCGTGCACGCCAGCAAGATCCTGCCGATGTCGAAGATCCCCGAGGAGCAGCGCGAGGTCGCGCTGGACTTGGTCTACGACCGGCGCCGCGAGGGGTACGACCCGGTGCAGCGCTTCCTCGAACTCTTCGAGGGGGTCGACGTGACCAGCGCGCGGGCGAGCCGGGCGCAGGAGTTGGCCGCGCTGCCGCTGGACGAGCGGCTCAAGCGGCGGATCATCGACGGTGAGCGCAACGGCCTGGAGGCCGACCTGGACGCCGCGATGACCGGCGGCCGGTCCCCGCTGTCGATCATCAACGACATCCTGCTGGATGGGATGAAGGTGGTCGGCGAGCTGTTCGGCTCCGGGCAGATGCAGCTGCCGTTCGTGCTCCAGTCCGCCGAGGTGATGAAGACCGCGGTGGCCTACCTGGAGCCGCACATGGAGACCACGGAGGACGGCGGCAAGGGCCGGATCGTGCTGGCCACCGTGCGCGGAGACGTGCACGACATCGGCAAGAACCTGGTCGACATCATTTTGTCCAACAACGGCTACGAGGTGGTGAACATCGGCATCAAGCAGCCGATCAGCGCCATCCTGGACGCCGCAGAGCAGCACCGGGCCGACGCGATCGGCATGTCCGGGCTGCTGGTCAAGAGCACCGTGATCATGAAGGAGAACCTGGCCGAGATGGCCACCCGCGGTGTCGCGGAGCGTTGGCCGGTGCTGCTGGGCGGGGCGGCGCTCACCCGGGCGTACGTCGAGGACGACCTGCGCTCGACGTTCCCGGGGCAGGTGCACTACGCGCGGGACGCGTTCGAGGGGCTCTCCCTGATGGACCGGGTGATGACCGCCAAGCGCGGCGGCGCGCCGGTGGTCGACCCGGAGCGGGAGGCGGCGCTGGCGGCCCGGCGGGCGCGCCGGGAGCGGCAGCGCACGGTGGTCACCGAGTCGCTGCCGGAGCTGCACGACTCGTCGGTCCGCTCCGACGTGGCCGCGGACGTGGCGGTGCCCACCCCGCCGTTCCTGGGCACCCGGGTGGTCAAGGGCGTGCCGATGGCCGACTACGCGGCGCTGCTCGACGAGCGGGCCACCTTCCTCGGGCAGTGGGGGCTGCGCGGCGCCCGGGGCGGCGGCGGTCCGTCCTATGAGGAGCTGGTGGAGACCGAGGGCCGGCCGCGCCTGCGCTACTGGCTGGACCGGCTGATCGCCGACCAGGTGCTGGAGGCGGCCGTCGTGTACGGCTACTTCCCGGCGTACTCCGAGGGCAACGACCTGGTGGTGCTGGACGAGAACGGGCACGCCGAGCGGGCCCGGTTCTCCTTCCCCCGGCAGCGGCAGGAGCGGCGGCTCTGCCTGGCGGACTTCTTCCGGCCCAAGGGCGACCAGCTCGACGTGGTCGCGCTGCAACTGGTCACCGTCGGTCAGCCGGTCAGCGAGTACGCGGCGAAGCTGTTCGCCCGCAACGAGTACCGCGACTACCTGGAGGTGCACGGCCTCTCCGTGCAGCTCACCGAGGCCCTCGCCGAGTACTGGCACCGGCGCATCCGCACCGAGCTGACCCTGCCCGACGGCCGCACGCTCGCCGAGGACGATCCGGCGGACCTGGCGGGCCTGCTGCGCAACGACTACCGGGGCTGCCGGTACGCGTTCGGCTACCCGGCCTGCCCGGACCTGGAGGACCGGGCGAAGATCGTGCAGCTGCTCGGGTCGGAGCGGATCGGCGTGGAGCTGTCCGAGGAGTTCCAGCTGATGCCCGAGCAGGCCACCGACGCGATTGTGGTCCACCACCCGGAGGCGAGCTACTTCAACGCCAAGTAG